A part of Diachasmimorpha longicaudata isolate KC_UGA_2023 chromosome 11, iyDiaLong2, whole genome shotgun sequence genomic DNA contains:
- the LOC135167461 gene encoding uncharacterized protein LOC135167461: MKSSLFCFAAALTLVAMLHSTVAEERCAKHLCLPRNQCESFARAGYCPTPGHSCCREVRDEYRTKCRQFGGECVTHRCNKRLIAREAQDCGSNEVCCILVN, encoded by the exons ATGAAGAGCTCACTTTTCTGTTTCGCGGCTGCTCTGACACTCGTCGCAATGTTACATTCGACTG TCGCTGAGGAGAGGTGCGCAAAGCATCTCTGTCTACCTCGGAACCAATGTGAGAGCTTCGCACGGGCCGGATATTGTCCAACTCCAGGACATAGTTGCTGTAGAGAAG TTCGCGATGAATATAGAACCAAATGTAGGCAATTTGGTGGTGAATGTGTGACTCACAGATGCAATAAACGTCTCATTGCCCGTGAAGCTCAGGACTGCGGCTCCAATGAAGTTTGTTGTATTCTAGTTAACTAA
- the LOC135167462 gene encoding uncharacterized protein LOC135167462, translating into MKGSIACATFVLIITVIQSIGAMELCPEENCLIPDKCEEPVKGLVECHQQGTNCCSVVRSEFRTHCRHHGGTCMGSCAAVLQRETVDCPGDQVCCVLV; encoded by the exons ATGAAGGGGTCGATTGCTTGCGCGACATTTGTCTTGATAATCACTGTGATTCAGTCAATTG GTGCCATGGAACTGTGTCCAGAGGAGAACTGCCTGATCCCTGACAAGTGCGAAGAGCCTGTGAAGGGCCTTGTGGAGTGTCACCAACAGGGGACTAACTGTTGTAGCGTAG TTCGCTCCGAGTTTCGAACGCACTGCAGGCATCACGGTGGCACGTGTATGGGCAGCTGTGCTGCAGTGCTGCAGAGAGAAACTGTGGACTGCCCGGGCGATCAAGTGTGCTGCGTTTTGGTTTAA
- the LOC135167487 gene encoding BTB/POZ domain-containing protein Tiwaz isoform X2, with amino-acid sequence MFPSAQIKMRLLSPSNSPATSPTMSNSSSPTPPTQPPPTYNQKMTGIPCVAAASRYTAPVHIDVGGTIYTSSLETLTKYPESRLAKLFNGNIPIMLDSLKQHYFIDRDGGMFRHILNFMRNSRLLIPDNFADLDLLLEEARYFDIGPMCRQLEQMKKDRLKNGVMSPPSPPSGQTGRPTCRDDKKSAEAYECVALHVSPDLGERVMLSGGRSLLDEVFPETSQAVIDARSGVAWHHQDTRHVIRFPLNGFCKLNSVQAITRLLNAGFRVVASNGGGVEGQQFSEYLFVRQGNNT; translated from the exons ATGTTCCCCAGCGCTCAAATTAAAATGAG ATTGCTGTCGCCAAGCAATTCGCCAGCAACATCACCAACGATGTCCAATTCGTCGTCGCCGACTCCCCCGACGCAGCCACCCCCAACTTACAATCAAAAAATGACGGGAATCCCCTGTGTCGCTGCCGCCTCGCGATATACAGCACCTGTTCACATCGACGTCGGCGGGACCATCTACACATCGTCATTGGAGACCTTAACAAA GTACCCTGAATCGAGATTAGCTAAACTCTTCAATGGCAATATTCCGATTATGCTGGACTCCCTGAAGCAGCATTACTTCATCGATCGGGATGGCGGAATGTTTCGACATATTCTCAACTTCATGAGAAATTCACGTTTACTCATTCCGGATAATTTTGCTGATCTTGATTTGTTGCTGGAGGAGGCACGATATTTCGATATCGGAC CAATGTGCAGACAATTGGAACAAATGAAGAAGGACCGCttgaaaaacggcgtgatgtCACCCCCGAGTCCACCCTCAGGTCAAACAGGTCGTCCAACGTGTCGGGATGATAAAAAGTCAGCTGAGGCGTACGAATGTGTCGCACTTCACGTGAGTCCGGATCTCGGTGAACGTGTGATGCTGTCAGGTGGCAGATCACTCCTGGACGAAGTTTTTCCGGAAACCTCACAGGCCGTCATCGACGCCCGCTCCGGAGTTGCTTGGCACCACCAGGACACACGTCACGTCATACGTTTTCCCCTGAATGGTTTCTGCAAATTAAATTCCGTTCAGGCAATCACGAGACTCCTGAATGCTGGCTTTCGGGTTGTGGCCAGCAACGGCGGTGGTGTCGAGGGACAGCAATTCTCGGAGTACCTTTTTGTTCGCCAGGGGAACAACACCTGA
- the LOC135167487 gene encoding BTB/POZ domain-containing protein Tiwaz isoform X1, producing MFPSAQIKMSIFVRLLSPSNSPATSPTMSNSSSPTPPTQPPPTYNQKMTGIPCVAAASRYTAPVHIDVGGTIYTSSLETLTKYPESRLAKLFNGNIPIMLDSLKQHYFIDRDGGMFRHILNFMRNSRLLIPDNFADLDLLLEEARYFDIGPMCRQLEQMKKDRLKNGVMSPPSPPSGQTGRPTCRDDKKSAEAYECVALHVSPDLGERVMLSGGRSLLDEVFPETSQAVIDARSGVAWHHQDTRHVIRFPLNGFCKLNSVQAITRLLNAGFRVVASNGGGVEGQQFSEYLFVRQGNNT from the exons ATGTTCCCCAGCGCTCAAATTAAAATGAG TATTTTTGTCAGATTGCTGTCGCCAAGCAATTCGCCAGCAACATCACCAACGATGTCCAATTCGTCGTCGCCGACTCCCCCGACGCAGCCACCCCCAACTTACAATCAAAAAATGACGGGAATCCCCTGTGTCGCTGCCGCCTCGCGATATACAGCACCTGTTCACATCGACGTCGGCGGGACCATCTACACATCGTCATTGGAGACCTTAACAAA GTACCCTGAATCGAGATTAGCTAAACTCTTCAATGGCAATATTCCGATTATGCTGGACTCCCTGAAGCAGCATTACTTCATCGATCGGGATGGCGGAATGTTTCGACATATTCTCAACTTCATGAGAAATTCACGTTTACTCATTCCGGATAATTTTGCTGATCTTGATTTGTTGCTGGAGGAGGCACGATATTTCGATATCGGAC CAATGTGCAGACAATTGGAACAAATGAAGAAGGACCGCttgaaaaacggcgtgatgtCACCCCCGAGTCCACCCTCAGGTCAAACAGGTCGTCCAACGTGTCGGGATGATAAAAAGTCAGCTGAGGCGTACGAATGTGTCGCACTTCACGTGAGTCCGGATCTCGGTGAACGTGTGATGCTGTCAGGTGGCAGATCACTCCTGGACGAAGTTTTTCCGGAAACCTCACAGGCCGTCATCGACGCCCGCTCCGGAGTTGCTTGGCACCACCAGGACACACGTCACGTCATACGTTTTCCCCTGAATGGTTTCTGCAAATTAAATTCCGTTCAGGCAATCACGAGACTCCTGAATGCTGGCTTTCGGGTTGTGGCCAGCAACGGCGGTGGTGTCGAGGGACAGCAATTCTCGGAGTACCTTTTTGTTCGCCAGGGGAACAACACCTGA